ATGATGATCCAACCCGTATGGGCGCGCGGATCTTTGGGCGGCACCAGAAGATTGACGTGGCGGAAAACACCGCCGCGCGGTTCGTTCAACACGAAATTACGCAGCGTTTCATCCTTGGCGATGAAACGTGACTGTTCCCAGATGGTGGCACCGGGAGGAGGCGCCACGCCGCCAACGATAACATCGCCCACTTCGCCTTCGGCGTGACAGGTGACGATATGGAGAAGCTTTGTTGTGCGCATGAGGCATTGAAGCGCGGATGCGGGCTTAAGTCCAGATGGCCCGCGCCTTGCTTTTTCAAATGGCTCAGTTGAAAGTCTTGTGATGAGCGAAGAACTCTATCATCCCAAATTGATTTCGATCCTTGAACGCATTTGGGGCGCAGGCTGGTTGTCGCCCGGCGGGCCGGCGGAAGTGAAGTTGTTGCTGGAAGGCTTGAGCCTCGCCGACAAAAGCGTGCTGGATATCGGCTGCGGGGCAGGCGGCATCGAAGTCGAACTGATCAGGGCGCATGGTGCAGCCTATGTGACGGGCATCGATGTGGAAGACGGTGTGCTGGCGGTGGCGCGGCGCACCGCTAAAAATGCAAATATCGCTGATCGCGCCGGTTTTGTGAAAGTGGCGCCGGGGCCGCTGCCGTTTCCACCGCAGACATTCGATGTGGTGTTCAGCAAGGATTCCATCGTCCACATTCCGGACAAGCACGCCTTGATGCGAGAGGTCTCTCGCGTGTTGAAGCCAGGTGGATGGTTGGTGGCTTCGGACTGGCTAATCGGCCATGATGGTGAGCCTTCCGCGCAGATGAAAGCCTATATTGCGGCTGAAGGTCTGGATTTCGGCATGGCCGCGCCGGCACACTATTCCGATGCTTTATCCATGGCGGGTTTTGAATCTGTTTTGCTGAAGAGCCGTAATGACTGGTACCGCGTGCGGGCGCGCGAAGAATTGGCGCGCCTTGAAGGGCCTCTCTTTGCAGATTTAGTTGCTGAACTCGGACGTGACTTTGTGGACGGTAATATCAAAGTCTGGCGCAACATGATCCCCGTTCTGGATTCGGGCGAACACACGCCCACCCATATCAGGGGCCGAAAGCCTAGAGGCTGATCAGGCCATCCGGCGTGAAGTGTTTGGGGAAATGCACGGCAGCACAGGTGTACAGCGTGCGCAAAGCCTCATTGCGGTTATAGGCATTCTTCATCGAGAGAATATCAAGCCACAGGCCATCGCTGACCAGGCGAATGATGCGCGCGGTGCGGGTGGCATCGTGGCTGTATCCGCCCTGCTTGATCAATGCGGCGCAAATGGATTCCAGATTGCGAATATACTTCCTGTCATTCGGGGCGCATTCCTGCTGGTAGATCGGGCGGCTTTGCGCTTCGCCCCAGAAAGCGCACCAGCAGGCCAGATGTTCTGGCGTGCAAATGGCCTTGTCAAAATCCGCGCGGATCAAGGCATCAAGCTGTTCGGCCGGATGCGGGCCTGATTTGGCCAGGGCATTTGTCCAGTTGGCGCGGTACTCTTCCGCCATGTGGAGCAGGGTGGCGGTGAGCAGCTTTTCCTTGGTTTCAAAATGGAAGATCACCAAGCCATGCGAAACGCCGGCTTCCGCCGCCACATCGGAAATCATCGTCGAGGCAAAACCCTTGCGGGCCAGCACGCGCATCGTCGCGCGGATGAGCTGCATCTGCCGTGCATCACGGCTGATCTTGCGGGCAATCGGCACGCGTGTCGGTGATTGTTGAGCCAACATATCCGAATCTATAAATTATAGATACATGAAATACAACATTTATTTGTGACTGATTGACATTTCAGTCAGAATTCCGCTAGCCTTTGGTCAAGTGATTGAAGGGCCTCAAGAGAAGGCCAATGGTGAGGACCCAATGAGCATTCGCAACAGCAGAGACCTTTCCAAATCCAATGCGCATTTCCAGAAAGCATTGAAGCGCCTGCCGCTCGGCGTGGCTTCAACCTTCCGTTATTGGGGCGATGACCGCACGATCTATGTGAAGCGCGGCAAGGGTGGGCGCACCTGGGACATCGACGACAATTGCTATGTCGATTACCGGCTGGGCTATGGCCCCGCGATCCTTGGCTATGCCGATGACCGCGTGGACGAAGCGGCAAAGAAGGGCATGGAAGTGGGCGGCGTGTTTGCGCTTTCCACCGAACGTGAGCTGATCGTTGCTGACCGCATCGCCAAGATGGTGCCTTCGGTTGATCTGGTTCGTTATTCGAACAGCGGCACCGAAGCCACGATGGCGGCGCTTCGCGTGTCGCGTGCCTTCACCGGCCGCGACCAATATGTACTGATCGAAGGCGGCTATCACGGGCTTTACGATGCGGCCATGTGGATGGCCAATATGGATGCGTGGGATCCGAAGAGCGGCGAGGATCCATCAGTGGTGCCTTATTCGAAAGGCATTCCGGTTACGCTGAAGGACCTGGTGCATCTCACGCCGATGAATGATGCGCAACGGCTGGAAGATGTGTTCAAGCAATATGGCCACAAGCTGGCGGCCATGCTGATGGAGCCGATCCTGGGCAATTGCTGTGGCATTTCGGCGACGACCGAATTTGTGAAGCTGGCGCGCGCGCTGTGCGACAAATATGGTGTGCTGCTGATCATCGACGAAGTGAAAACCGGCTTCCGCGTGGCGCGCGGCGGGGTGCAATCGCTGCACGGGGTGCGGCCAGATATTTCCACTTTCGCCAAGGCAATGGCCAATGGCTATCCGATTGCGGCGATCGGCGGGCGCGAAGATGTGATGCGTACATTCCGCTATGGTGGCGCTGCACATGGCGGGACTTATACCGCGCATTCGGTTTCGCTCGCGGCGGCCGAGCGCTGCCTGCAAATCCTCGATGAAACACCTGCGCTGGAAACGCTAGCGGCCTATGGCGAAAAGCTGAAAGCGGGCATCAAGGAAATCCTCGACCGGCGCGGCATCGTGCATTCCTTCACAGGGCATTCATCGATGTTCGGGCTGTTCTTTGCAGCCAAGCCACCGGTGGACTACCGCGCCTGGAAGAAATCCGATTACACATTCTATGACAAGATGGCGCGGCACCTGCAGGACATGAACATCATTGTCGAGCCGGATTCACGTGAGCCATGGTTCATGTGCGAAGCGCATGATCAATCTTGCCTGGCGGATACGCTGAAGGCGGTGGAGAGTGCGGTGGACCTGACGCTTGAGCAGCTGGAAACCGAGAAGCGCGCATGAGCCAGTATGACGCCATCATTGCAGGCGGGGGCCACAACGGCCTTGTGGCCGCCTGCTATCTGGCGCGCGCCGGTCTCAAAACGCTGGTGATCGAGAAGAATGACTGGGTGGGCGGGGCCGCTGTTTCGCGTTCGCTGCATCCGGGTTTCACCTATTCCAATTGCTCCTATGTCTCTTCGCTGTTCCGCCCGGAGATCATGCGGGATCTGGAGCTGTCGAAACATGGCTTGCAGATTCTGCCCTATGAAGGCGGCGCGGTTCTGAAACGCGATGGCGGCTATCTCGGCATGTTCCGCGACCATGATGCCAACCGCCGCGAATTTGCGCGTCACTCCCCTCGCGATGCGGAAGCTTATGACCGGTATTCGCGGGATATCTTGCGGCATTGCCGCTTTATCCGGCCGCTGCTTATGCGCACGCCGCCGGACCCGGCGTCGCTGAAGCCGCGTGATCTGCAGGAGCTGTTGTTCATCGGCAAGAAGTTCATGGGGCTCACCGAGCATGAGCGCAATGAGATGGTGCGCTTCTGGACGATGAGCATTTCGGATTTTCTCGATGAATATTTCGAGAGCCCGGTGATCAAGGCCTATCTCGCAGTATCCGCCATCATTGGCACGGCTCTGGGGCCAATGTCGCCAGGCTCGGCTTACGTTCTGCTGCATCATTATATGGGCGATGTGGACGGCAATGTGGGTGCCTGGGGTTTTGCGCGTGGCGGGATGGGCGCGATCACCAAGGCGCTGGC
This genomic interval from Aestuariivirga litoralis contains the following:
- a CDS encoding class I SAM-dependent methyltransferase, which produces MSEELYHPKLISILERIWGAGWLSPGGPAEVKLLLEGLSLADKSVLDIGCGAGGIEVELIRAHGAAYVTGIDVEDGVLAVARRTAKNANIADRAGFVKVAPGPLPFPPQTFDVVFSKDSIVHIPDKHALMREVSRVLKPGGWLVASDWLIGHDGEPSAQMKAYIAAEGLDFGMAAPAHYSDALSMAGFESVLLKSRNDWYRVRAREELARLEGPLFADLVAELGRDFVDGNIKVWRNMIPVLDSGEHTPTHIRGRKPRG
- a CDS encoding TetR family transcriptional regulator C-terminal domain-containing protein encodes the protein MLAQQSPTRVPIARKISRDARQMQLIRATMRVLARKGFASTMISDVAAEAGVSHGLVIFHFETKEKLLTATLLHMAEEYRANWTNALAKSGPHPAEQLDALIRADFDKAICTPEHLACWCAFWGEAQSRPIYQQECAPNDRKYIRNLESICAALIKQGGYSHDATRTARIIRLVSDGLWLDILSMKNAYNRNEALRTLYTCAAVHFPKHFTPDGLISL
- a CDS encoding aspartate aminotransferase family protein; amino-acid sequence: MSIRNSRDLSKSNAHFQKALKRLPLGVASTFRYWGDDRTIYVKRGKGGRTWDIDDNCYVDYRLGYGPAILGYADDRVDEAAKKGMEVGGVFALSTERELIVADRIAKMVPSVDLVRYSNSGTEATMAALRVSRAFTGRDQYVLIEGGYHGLYDAAMWMANMDAWDPKSGEDPSVVPYSKGIPVTLKDLVHLTPMNDAQRLEDVFKQYGHKLAAMLMEPILGNCCGISATTEFVKLARALCDKYGVLLIIDEVKTGFRVARGGVQSLHGVRPDISTFAKAMANGYPIAAIGGREDVMRTFRYGGAAHGGTYTAHSVSLAAAERCLQILDETPALETLAAYGEKLKAGIKEILDRRGIVHSFTGHSSMFGLFFAAKPPVDYRAWKKSDYTFYDKMARHLQDMNIIVEPDSREPWFMCEAHDQSCLADTLKAVESAVDLTLEQLETEKRA